The stretch of DNA tgtgaggttatgcaactcccgattaccggaggaacactttctgtgctaccaaacgtcacaacgtaactgggtgattataaaggtgctctacaggtgtctccgatggtacttgttgagttggcatagatcaagattaggatttgtcactccgattgtcggagaggtatctctgggcccactcgataatgcacatcactataagccttgcaagcattgtaactaatgagttagttgcgggatgatgtattacagaacgagtaaagagacttgccggtaacgagattgaactaggtattgagataccgacgatcgaatctcgggcaagtaacataccgatgacaaagggaacaacgtatgttgttatgcgggttgaccgataaaagatcttcgtagaatatgtgggagccaatatgagcatccaggttccgctattggttattaaccggagatgtgtctcagtcatgtctacatagttctcgaacccgtagggtccccacgcttaaagttcggtgacgatcgatattatgagtttttgtgttttgatgtaccgaagatagtttgcagtcccagatatgatcatggacatgacgaggagtctcgaaatggttgagacgtaaagatcaatatattggacgactatatgcggacaccggaagtgttccgggtggtttcggagaaaaccggagtgccgaagggttacggaaccccccgggagaaatagtgggccttatgggccttagtggagagagagagggctagcctagggcaggccgcgcgccccttcccctctggtccgaattggactaggagagggggggcgccgcccccctttccttctccctctcccccttcctttccccctcctagtaggagtaggaaagaggggagtcctactcctacttggaggaggactcctcctcctagcgcgcctacaggggccggccggcctccccccttactcctttatatatgggggcagggggcacctctagacacacaagttgatctattgATGTCTCccaaccgtgtgcggtgcccccctccaccataatccaccttgatcatatcgtagcggtacttaggcgaagccctgcgttggtagcatcatcatcactgtcatcacgccgtcgtgctgatgaaactctcccgtgaagctctgctggatcggagttcgtgggacgtcatcgagctgaacgtgtgctgaactcggaggtgccgtgcgttcagtacttggatcggtcggatcatgaagacgtacgactatatcatccgcgttgtgctaacgcttccgctttcggtctacgagggtacgtgaacacactcccccctctcgttgctatgcatcaccatgatcctgtgtgtgcgtaggaatttttttgaaattactacgttccccaacaagggcTACCGCCTTGCTGGAGCAACCTCGTTGGTTTTCACTCCAGCCATAACTTTCGCGATGCATTGACCCTTACGACTGTGGGGGGATATCCGCCGgattcttcttcaatctcactGTCTACGTCGCTGCCATTGTGACCGCGGGGGATGTCAAGTGTCATGATTATTAGGAAGTATATAGGATAGAGTAGGATTTATCTCTAccttgtcttgtactccaagttGATCGTGCACTCCTATATATAcacccacgaggctcaagcaatacaacaacaACTCCATCGATCCCCTCTCTATCTCTTCTAACATGGCATATTGTCGATTGTATCATGTGTTTTGATACGTGGAAGAGAAGGGCCCACAGTCCTCGACATATAGCCATGTTGGTGAAGCTGGTTAACAAATTTCTATGTCGTGCTTGTGCTAGTTTGATTGTTTGTCCATGATGGATCGACGATGGTCTCGGATTATTTTAGAAGTTAATGGCCAATTGTCTTGGGTGAAAGCAGTGACGAATTTATTGGGGGATTTAACAGGCTCAAGCCCCCTCTCGAGCGCTCAAATTTTCATTTACTATTAGActggtcatagtggagagtaacttaaactagtaacatatgcatgttaccagtctatgttactaccttcatagtgggtattGTCATAGACTCATAGGTGTGATAACATGTACATCTTCATTTATGACTTTGTAGACTCATTCTGCATTGGGAAGCGCTATGTGAtggtaacatattatgttactacCTCCGTTTCAGTTTACAAGTCCTACGCGTATATCTAGGTTGCCAATTTTATCCCCGTAATATAAACTACataacacaaaaattataccGTCTGAAAATAAAACATCTGAAGTTTATAGTGGTATATgttttgtaatatatgacttgtattaggttggtcaaattgaCGACCTAGGAGTACACGCACGCCCTGAAAACTGAGAGAGATGTAGTATTCTATTTGCCTCTCTCttcattaattacttgccacatcaccttttttgcttatgtggcatatATGTTACTACCTATATTACTCCCACTAGCTATGACCAGCCTTAGTCTCAAAGGCCTAGCCTAGCCACTTGCTATCCCCGCTCAGCCACATGTTCAATTTCATGTTTTGACCCTTTTGAAGAAGTTGTTCAAGATCTGACCCTAATTTGTAAAAATTTTAAAATCTGGCTTTTTTTCTACCGCCAGGGGGTATGGCGGTAGGATATAGCAGCCTACCGCCAAGGCCCTTGGCGGTAAGGAACTTGACCACGTCAGCGCAACGCATCTCTACCGCCACAGGGGATGTCGGTAGCATGTGTAACCCTACCGCCAAGGTGCCCGGCGGTAGGTGCGCGCGCGCACTGTGTCTGAAATTTAGATTTTTTTTTTTGCGATAGGACGTGCAACCCTATCGTCAGAGACCTCGCCAGTAGGTTGTTATACCCTACCGTCATGCCCTTTGGCAGTAGGAAAAGAATCAGATCTTGAAATTTTTGCAAACGAGGGTCAGATTTCGAACAAACTTCTCCCAAAAGATCAAAACACGAAATTTTACCTTCGCACGACAGGCAGCCCAGCCTCCTTCATTCTGTTTCTAGATTCATCAGTGGGTGAAAGTGAACCCGACCAGCACAACTCAACTGAAGTAGGCCAACCCTTGTTGCTAGTAATGGCCGATTGTCCTGTTCTGCTTAACTACGGACTACGTAGCAGTGTACGTACACGGGGGCGGGGTGGGGCGAGACAAGGACAAGATCGGTGGTTCGTATGGTTGTCGCTACGTACGTGCGTACAACTCATGCTCACGATCGAACACAATACACGCACGAAGAAAGGACAAAACGTACTGAAACCAGTCACACACCGGCACCATAATTTAACACGCGTAGCATATACATATAGCTTACCTACGACAGCAATTATTAGACATTCCTAATCCTATGTCTTTTTATCTCCTTATATAATCTAAACTTATCCTTTGATTCTCTCTagttttctttctttctagttTAGTACGGCAGTAAGTTCAAAAAAAAAGCTATAGCTAGTTATGCTCGCGTTTGGCCTTGCAGCATCGGGGATCGGGCCGTCGGGGTAAGAGACAACACGCGAGATGCATGCATGCGTTGAGTCCGACGTTTTGTCACTTGGGGTATTGGAGTGAGCTTCGTCCCCGGTTCCTAGAGGAAATTTCACCGCGCCGGCCGGCAATCGGCCGGAATCTTTGTTGGGGGTTCTAGTTGGCGCTGGGCGAGACATGCTCGCATCCACACCCACTCCCGCCATTTCCAAGGCACGCAGCCGTGCTTTGCTGTTTCCTCGCGGCAGCTCCGTAGCTAGGCACGCGTATCATAAATCTACTTACTACGTAGTACTAGCTAGTTAGGCGCCGGTGTCGACGCGGCCACTCAACAAGAAAGAAGTGTTGACGTATAATGTGATGTCTAGTCTTTTACATCAGATCGGTCTTTTGGTTGCATTGTCTACAGCATGCACTTCTACATAGTATCGGAGCCAAGAGGTGACCCGGCTGGCGCAATTAAattgcaacccgctttcggcctACATTTAGGCCTGAGAAAGCCACGTATGAAGAAAAGTGTTGACGTATAATATACTGCTCTCTTCCATCAGATCGGAACCCGCCTTCTTTACCTAGTTGCATTTCTACGAAAAGTGCAAGTGCCAAGTGACAAAATAAAAGTTGACAGCAGACGGGCTTATTTCCGGACGCGTGACCGTGCATGCTTGGGAATGGAGGCCCCGTTCCCGGTTCATCTGAGCTGAGCGTCGACGACAAGACGCGACCACGTACGTAGCGAGAGTTGGTGGTGCTAGCCGGCCGGGGCCCGGGGCCAAAAAAGCATCACGTCCGTCACTGAGGGACAAATCAAAGCCATGCATGACGGAGCCGTGCCACGGTTCGATGCGTACTTTCAGTTCCAGCCTTTCCCGCTGCCCGCTGCCGCGAACAATAGAATCCAACCAAGAAGAACTGCCAGCCACACCGCACCGGTCCGATCAACCTGATGATCTCCAGCTGCTTCGTACGCTGCGGTCGGGGTGAGGAATCGCAGTAGCCTGTCGTGTAACGCTGGCCACATACAGTACATACTTGCGCGTTTATTTGCTCGGTTTAGCTACACGTCAATCGTCTGAAAACGGGATTTGGGTCAGTTGATTTTGTTTTGAGAAGGAGGACGAAAGCGCCGatggagaggaagaaggagacgCCTGTCGTTAGGGTGGCGGGTGGGGTGCTGCTTCGCCGGGGATTTTCGGATGGATGTCGGGTTTAAAGGGATGGCCGGGGACGGCGGCAAGATCGGTGGTGGGGGTAGGTTGAGGGAAAGATGGTAGCGGTAGCAGGCGACCTGGCCAGTGGCACAAGGCGGCGGGAGGAAGAAGATGCTAGGCACTATGTGATCTATTTTTCAGAAAACGGTTGGAAGAGGAAGATGACTGTTCGCCGTTAGATCAGAAATCAAGGGTTGGAAAGGAGTCGAGTGACCGGTCCCTtatttagtactccctccgtcatAAAAAttttgtcttaaatttgtctaaatacgaatgtatcaagtcacgttttaatattagatacatccgtatctagactaATCTAAAACAAAAaattaggaacggagggagtattcacTATGTTTCACGACGCGGTGCGTATAGAGTTTTGAGAAGTCAAATTTATGTAAAAACTATTTATACTTACAGTACAAAATATATATAATATGAAACCACTTCCTGTAGTGAATCTAACAATATATGCTTGGCATTCTAGATGTAAATTAACTAACGGGTATGTCTaaggcacatctagatgtgctctagttattgcacatctaaatgAGTGAATTAAGTataaagagaaagaaaaaaaagaaaaagaaaatatccacacgaatctcaacgtaagatcaatgacataggacttagatgtgcaatacttatgacacatctagatgtgctttagcaaaactgttaACTAAAATTTGTAAGGTTTGATAGTATTTTAAAAGAGTACAGTATAGTACATTCCGCAAACCATCTGCATGGAGGGAGCTTACGTGGAGCGAGGAACAGGGGCAGGCAGGGGCGCTGATTCGCGAGCGCGACAAGACGCGACGAACTGGCGACATTCTGCGCGCCTGGCGAGGGCGTCACGTCGGTCGGCCGCGCGCGGGGGCGGGGCGGACGGACGGGGCCTCTCGTCGCGGTGCGGTCACGTTGCGCGAAAAGCTGGATGCATCAAAGCTACGGCCGGGCTACTCCTAGTTTCATGCAAGTGGCAGATGCGTACAAGCGCATGGCATCCGCCGCGGTACTACGTACGTACGTGCACAGACACACAGCAGCGGCGCTGCACGGGTCGCCGTTCGCCCCGCACACTGCCAGCGCCAGCGCCAGCGGCCGCGACCCGATCAATCGCGCGCGGCCGGTCGCGGCGCTGCCTGGTGCAATCTGTGCGCCACGCTTCACGTCGGCATCGCGGGTGCGCGCGTGGCTGGCCGGTTGGTTGGTGCGATTCGTTCGGCCGCCCCCGGCCCAACCCCCCCGTTCCTACCAATCTAGCAACCAGACGCGGTCACCAACCGCGCCAACCCGACGCACATGcctgcgcctcctcctcctcctaccCAGCTAGCCCGCGAGCGCATGCATACCCAAGCAGGGGGGTGCAAACGAGCCATGGACACATTCATTCACGCCGACGACTTCCGTTTGCATATTATAGAAGATCCGGTAATGTCCCTGCCTGCGTGTGCGTTTACTtgcgagggagggagagagaggccgGACGTTGCCAATTTGGCACTTCTCCGTCCGTTGTTTGCCGGCTACTCCTTGCCGGATTTTGTTTGCTTATTGTATGGGGGCAGAGCCGCAACGAAGCACGGAATATATTCCAGACCGTGTTAGAGTATTCGGTTGGAAATGATCCACATGCGACTAGAAATGTGTGTCGTCATTTCTTGCTCTTGGGGATTGAGTTTTTCTTTCGTGGGGAGCTCGTTCAACGAGGGGGATACGTATGGAGCGAATTTCAGAGTCAAATGTTGACATGAAAATGTTTTTTTTAACCCAGAGTTGAATCAAGCAGAGATGATTGTATCGCAATAGCCATATGCAGGTCGGCTGAATTTGCAATTTGAATGGGTTGATTTTGCGGGAGGAGGAACGGCCGGAGGGATAAGAAAGCCGGACGAAAGCTAATTCGAAAATACCTTCAATCAATCAAAATATATCGCGTATTTACAGGACGCACAAACTGACGAGAACATTCACAGCGGAAGGCTGGACTACCACTACAAGTTAACATCAAGAAACTAAGGTACAGTACCATCGCTGACGGAACTACAGGGGGCGTCCGGAACTCCCAACTAAGCACGAGTTAGCTGGTCAAGATCCAGCCATGAATGAACGAAGGAGACAACGCACGTAAGCGCGCAACATCGCACATGTCCAACCCGATCGTCTGCCATGCCATTCATCTCGCTCTCACTCTCGCAAAGGTTAATAATCCTATCAACATCGGACAGCCGATCGAGTTCAGGGGCAGAGCGTCTCCCGCACGTCGGCGAAGGCCGCGAGGATCACCGGGTAATGCCGCGGCGAGTTGAGCACCAGGTACGTCTCCAGCAGGCTCTCCGCGCTGTgctccccgtcgccgtcgccctccGGCCACTCGGCGATCATCTCCTCCATGGACCTGCGGAAGTCCTCGTACGGGTCGGCGGAGCGCTTCACCACGGCGAAGCCCCCGTCCGTGGCGGCGGACGCCGTGGAGCCCCGCGGCATCTCGAAGCTGTAGCGGCAGCTCTGCGACACGCCGCGGCGCGGGGCGGCCGGCGGCGCGCGGCAGGGCCCGGACACGGACGCGCGCGCCTTGGCGGCGTTCTTGCGCGGGCAGTTGTAGAAGTCGGACGAGTCGGAGGAGAAGCTCCTGGACGAGAAGAGGTTCCGCGAGTCCTCGTCGTACTCATCGTCGGAGGAGGAGCTGCTCAGCAGCCTGCGCGAGGAGTGCGTCGACAGCCTGCGCCCGCCGTTGCCGGGCCGCTCCTTCCACCTCGGCAGCGGCGGCAGAGGCGCCGCCGCCCGGAACGGCGAGGAGGGCGGGCACTTGCGGCCCTCCCACTCGCTCGTCCCCTTGAGCGCCGCCCTCTCCGCCTTGATGTCGTCGGCGTCGAGCGGCGCGAGGAGGGACGGGTCGGCCGCGTCGACGGAGCGGCGGCCGGCGCAGTCGATGGTGATGCGGATCATCGGGGCGGTGCGGCGCGCGGAGACGGAGAGGCGGCGGTCGTGGTGCTCGCCTGTCGCGGCCTTCTTGCCCCCCGCCGCCCCGAGGCGGCCGTAGGAGGGCAATGCGAGGGCCGGCGGCGTGGCCTCGTCGTCGCGGCGCTTCCTGCCGCCCGAGCGCCTGGAGAAGACCGACAGGATGGCCGCCAGCCGGTGCTTGAGCTTCTTGCGGCCGACGCCGGAGCCGGAGCCGTCCATCGTGCCGGCGACCTTTGCGTGCGCGCGTGGACACTAGACAGAGCGCGCGCGAGCTGCGGGGAGGAGGGCGG from Triticum urartu cultivar G1812 chromosome 3, Tu2.1, whole genome shotgun sequence encodes:
- the LOC125548581 gene encoding uncharacterized protein LOC125548581, coding for MDGSGSGVGRKKLKHRLAAILSVFSRRSGGRKRRDDEATPPALALPSYGRLGAAGGKKAATGEHHDRRLSVSARRTAPMIRITIDCAGRRSVDAADPSLLAPLDADDIKAERAALKGTSEWEGRKCPPSSPFRAAAPLPPLPRWKERPGNGGRRLSTHSSRRLLSSSSSDDEYDEDSRNLFSSRSFSSDSSDFYNCPRKNAAKARASVSGPCRAPPAAPRRGVSQSCRYSFEMPRGSTASAATDGGFAVVKRSADPYEDFRRSMEEMIAEWPEGDGDGEHSAESLLETYLVLNSPRHYPVILAAFADVRETLCP